A single genomic interval of bacterium harbors:
- a CDS encoding cytochrome c3 family protein produces the protein MRTRVISVLAAGLLLVATTAFAAKAPDWSPCLDCHDDESLTLKTQAGETLALAVTAKELGASVHKGVECQGCHPGINLDSHPEGKPVASIEQYRAGASKACLGCHPAAKLKAKAQHAGVVTDNPKVTCGECHGSHQIARAATLSGPTAGNDYCLRCHSRSIVAQRPGGGTYSIRVDVAKLKASVHPDHACVDCHADFKGGAHPSAGQTHAVASTRACATCHSEKLRQIEGSIHYTLLRSGVPGAPGCTDCHSAHEVAPKERYATLTGSPCRACHGDIFTAYAGSMHGTARATESHLDAPLCSDCHRAHDVRGTANPALVKAACIGCHPAAAKTHDAWLPNAALHLESVSCAACHAPTAQRVVALRLTEKGTGRTLTEREVREALGPDADKVLGNGSGIDGLGLWNAVNLLESKRTASAAKLEVVGRLEVARGAAAHRLAAKSGAVRSCESCHEAGSKAFDSVALSLARDDGRPKDFKGTQKMLTEAGAVIAVPDFYALGGTRSIVLDWLLVLALAGGFGVIAAHLTARLWTARSRKEG, from the coding sequence ATGAGAACTCGCGTGATCTCGGTGCTCGCCGCGGGCCTGCTGCTCGTCGCCACGACGGCCTTCGCCGCCAAGGCGCCGGACTGGAGCCCGTGCCTGGACTGCCACGACGACGAGTCGCTCACGCTCAAGACCCAGGCGGGAGAGACGCTCGCCCTGGCCGTCACGGCCAAGGAGCTGGGCGCCTCGGTGCACAAGGGCGTCGAGTGCCAGGGGTGCCACCCCGGCATCAACCTCGACTCCCACCCCGAGGGCAAGCCGGTTGCGAGCATCGAGCAGTACCGCGCCGGCGCCTCGAAGGCCTGCCTCGGCTGCCACCCCGCGGCCAAGCTCAAGGCCAAGGCCCAGCACGCGGGCGTCGTCACGGACAACCCGAAGGTCACCTGCGGCGAGTGCCACGGCTCCCACCAGATCGCGCGCGCCGCGACGCTCAGCGGGCCGACCGCCGGCAACGACTACTGCCTGCGCTGCCACTCGCGCTCCATCGTGGCCCAGCGGCCGGGCGGCGGGACCTACTCGATCCGCGTGGACGTGGCGAAGCTCAAGGCCTCGGTCCACCCGGACCACGCCTGCGTCGACTGCCACGCGGACTTCAAGGGCGGCGCGCACCCGAGCGCCGGGCAGACCCACGCGGTCGCCTCGACCAGGGCCTGCGCCACCTGCCACAGCGAGAAGCTGCGCCAGATCGAGGGGAGCATCCACTACACGCTGCTGCGCTCGGGCGTCCCCGGCGCCCCCGGGTGCACGGACTGCCACAGCGCCCACGAGGTCGCGCCGAAGGAGCGGTACGCGACGCTCACCGGCTCGCCGTGCCGCGCCTGCCACGGTGACATCTTCACAGCCTATGCCGGGAGCATGCACGGCACCGCGCGCGCTACGGAGAGCCACCTGGACGCCCCGCTCTGCTCGGACTGCCACCGCGCCCACGACGTGCGCGGCACCGCGAACCCGGCGTTGGTGAAGGCCGCCTGCATCGGGTGCCATCCCGCCGCCGCCAAGACCCACGACGCCTGGCTCCCGAACGCCGCGCTGCACCTGGAGTCCGTCTCCTGCGCCGCCTGCCACGCGCCGACCGCGCAGCGGGTCGTGGCGCTGCGCCTGACCGAGAAGGGCACCGGCCGCACGCTGACCGAGCGCGAGGTCCGGGAGGCGCTGGGCCCCGACGCCGACAAGGTCCTCGGCAACGGCAGCGGCATCGACGGGCTCGGGCTCTGGAACGCCGTGAACCTGCTCGAGTCCAAGCGCACGGCGTCCGCCGCGAAGCTCGAGGTGGTCGGCCGGCTCGAGGTCGCCCGCGGCGCGGCGGCGCACCGCCTCGCCGCCAAGTCCGGCGCCGTGCGCAGCTGCGAGAGCTGCCACGAGGCCGGGTCGAAGGCCTTCGACAGCGTGGCCCTGAGCCTCGCCCGCGACGACGGCCGCCCCAAGGACTTCAAGGGCACGCAGAAGATGCTCACCGAGGCGGGCGCGGTCATCGCGGTGCCCGACTTTTACGCCCTGGGCGGCACCCGCTCGATCGTGCTCGACTGGCTCCTGGTGCTGGCGCTCGCCGGCGGCTTCGGGGTCATCGCAGCCCACCTGACCGCCCGCCTCTGGACGGCGCGCTCGCGAAAGGAAGGGTGA
- a CDS encoding cytochrome b/b6 domain-containing protein, whose protein sequence is MSTDNRIYIHPVPVRIWHWTNAIGFVLLILTGLQIRYRDLIGLATFETSVRIHNYTGFVLIASYFLWLVFYLTSDKIKNYQMELNPVKFFTSTVRQAIFYGYGIFKGSANPHHASAYTKFNPMQKLAYDFIMLIFVPIQFATGLLLWDVQRFGGAVDLLGGVRVVATVHMLLFIFFAAFVPVHVYLATLGHTPLAHFKAMFTGFEEEEVGHHAKG, encoded by the coding sequence ATGTCCACGGACAACAGGATCTACATCCATCCGGTCCCCGTGCGGATCTGGCACTGGACGAACGCCATCGGCTTCGTGCTGCTCATCCTCACGGGCCTGCAGATCCGCTACCGCGACCTGATCGGCCTCGCCACGTTCGAGACCTCGGTCCGCATCCACAACTACACGGGGTTCGTGCTCATCGCCAGCTACTTCCTCTGGCTGGTCTTCTACCTGACCTCGGACAAGATCAAGAACTACCAGATGGAGCTCAACCCGGTGAAGTTCTTCACCTCCACGGTGCGCCAGGCGATCTTCTACGGCTACGGGATCTTCAAGGGCAGCGCCAACCCGCACCATGCCTCGGCCTACACGAAGTTCAACCCGATGCAGAAGCTGGCGTACGACTTCATCATGCTGATCTTCGTGCCGATCCAGTTCGCGACCGGCCTGCTGCTCTGGGACGTCCAGCGCTTCGGGGGTGCGGTGGACCTGCTCGGCGGCGTGCGGGTGGTGGCGACCGTGCACATGCTGCTCTTCATCTTCTTCGCGGCGTTCGTGCCGGTCCACGTCTACCTCGCCACGCTGGGGCACACGCCGCTCGCGCACTTCAAGGCGATGTTCACCGGCTTCGAGGAAGAGGAAGTCGGCCACCACGCGAAGGGGTGA
- a CDS encoding response regulator — MEDRIRVLVVDDEEVVRLGYRRVLSTDGFRVIAAGNGAEALDLMAGDKFDVVLLDLRMPGMDGLEVLRAIKERWPESEVVVVTGYPSIETAKEAVKLGAYDYIAKPVVPDTVLRATTGAWMQKRWALQREPNGAPASGAA; from the coding sequence ATGGAAGACAGGATCCGGGTGCTGGTCGTGGACGACGAGGAAGTGGTCCGCCTCGGCTACCGGAGGGTGCTCTCGACCGACGGCTTCCGCGTGATCGCCGCCGGCAACGGGGCCGAGGCGCTGGACCTGATGGCCGGCGACAAGTTCGACGTGGTGCTGCTCGACCTGCGGATGCCGGGCATGGACGGCCTGGAGGTGCTGCGGGCGATCAAGGAGCGGTGGCCCGAGAGCGAGGTCGTCGTGGTGACCGGCTACCCGAGCATCGAGACCGCGAAGGAGGCGGTGAAGCTCGGCGCGTATGACTACATCGCGAAGCCGGTGGTGCCCGACACGGTCCTCCGGGCGACCACCGGGGCCTGGATGCAGAAGCGCTGGGCGCTCCAGCGCGAACCCAACGGCGCGCCGGCATCGGGCGCGGCCTAG
- a CDS encoding response regulator has protein sequence MEKRVLVVDDDQVVGRSFERVLTEKGYKVDTALSGREAFDKYAGADFDMVFMDLKMPGPDGLEVAKRIKEMNPWLPIVVVTGYGSQEDEEKAKAIGVAEFLHKPLTPDVIGEVAARVSERVAAPQQAPAAEAPVAPVKTESVARNVGLFFAAPFIGLAYILAFPFIAVWMMGRYGWRAIVGKQ, from the coding sequence ATGGAAAAGAGGGTGCTGGTGGTCGATGACGACCAGGTCGTCGGGAGGAGCTTCGAACGCGTCCTCACGGAGAAGGGCTACAAGGTCGACACCGCGCTGAGCGGGCGGGAGGCCTTCGACAAGTACGCGGGCGCGGACTTCGACATGGTGTTCATGGACCTGAAGATGCCCGGCCCGGATGGCCTCGAAGTGGCCAAGCGGATCAAGGAGATGAACCCCTGGCTGCCCATCGTGGTCGTCACCGGCTACGGGAGCCAGGAGGACGAGGAGAAGGCCAAGGCCATCGGCGTGGCCGAGTTCCTCCACAAGCCGCTGACCCCGGACGTGATCGGGGAGGTCGCCGCCCGCGTCAGCGAGCGCGTGGCGGCCCCGCAGCAGGCGCCCGCCGCCGAGGCGCCCGTCGCGCCGGTCAAGACCGAGAGCGTCGCCCGCAACGTCGGCCTGTTCTTCGCGGCGCCGTTCATCGGCCTGGCCTACATCCTCGCGTTCCCGTTCATCGCGGTCTGGATGATGGGCCGCTACGGCTGGCGCGCGATCGTCGGGAAGCAGTGA
- a CDS encoding tetratricopeptide repeat protein, which produces MGGTRRARSLGALLLAAAALAAPAQAQAPPAEAPSPGAEAPAGGTAEARLQELWARGERAFASGDLAGAERIFREALALDERRARSWNYLGGIFFTQGDLTRALEHFGKAHELDPRDVRACNNLGTVYERLGDAARAEELYQLAVLIDPAYPDPLRNLGVLYRRAGRMEDARRAWERYLALVPEGPGADAVRREIAALPPPPAAPPPVIPPAPPATSAPAQAPPAP; this is translated from the coding sequence ATGGGCGGGACGAGGCGCGCGCGATCGCTCGGGGCCCTGCTGCTTGCCGCCGCGGCGCTCGCGGCGCCGGCGCAGGCGCAGGCGCCGCCCGCGGAGGCGCCGTCGCCGGGTGCGGAGGCACCCGCCGGCGGGACCGCGGAAGCGCGGCTCCAGGAGCTGTGGGCGCGCGGGGAGCGCGCCTTCGCGTCCGGCGATCTCGCGGGGGCCGAGCGCATCTTCCGCGAGGCCCTCGCGCTGGACGAGCGGCGGGCCCGCAGCTGGAACTACCTCGGCGGCATCTTTTTCACGCAGGGCGACCTGACCCGCGCGCTCGAGCACTTCGGCAAGGCGCACGAGCTGGACCCGCGCGACGTGCGCGCCTGCAACAACCTCGGCACGGTCTACGAGCGGCTCGGCGATGCGGCGCGCGCCGAGGAGCTCTATCAGCTGGCCGTGCTCATCGACCCCGCCTACCCGGACCCGCTGCGCAACCTCGGGGTGCTCTACCGCCGGGCCGGCCGCATGGAAGACGCCCGCCGCGCCTGGGAACGGTACCTGGCGCTCGTGCCCGAGGGCCCGGGCGCCGACGCGGTCCGCCGCGAGATCGCCGCCCTGCCGCCGCCTCCGGCCGCACCGCCCCCCGTCATACCCCCGGCGCCTCCGGCAACGTCCGCCCCGGCGCAGGCGCCGCCCGCGCCCTGA
- a CDS encoding response regulator, which translates to MMRSRKVLVVDDDAVVNRSINRVLSGEGYQVRETLSGSEALAELEHQDYDVVFTDIKMPGMDGLEVTSRVKKAHPDVPVVIITGFGTEASERKAKELGVSGFLRKPLTPEMIIDNAARALHEREEMQEAIRRSALALMAPAAATAPAVAAATVPEVAAAPAAATEPAKRESVAKNIGLFFAAPFIGLAYFLAVPFIGTYAVVKYGWKAITKST; encoded by the coding sequence ATGATGCGGTCGAGGAAGGTCCTCGTGGTGGACGACGACGCGGTGGTGAACCGGAGCATCAACCGGGTGCTCAGCGGGGAGGGCTACCAGGTGCGCGAGACGCTCAGCGGCTCGGAGGCGCTCGCGGAGCTCGAGCACCAGGACTACGACGTGGTGTTCACGGACATCAAGATGCCGGGCATGGACGGGCTGGAGGTGACCTCGCGGGTGAAGAAGGCCCACCCGGACGTCCCGGTGGTGATCATCACCGGCTTCGGGACGGAGGCCAGCGAGCGCAAGGCGAAGGAGCTGGGCGTCTCGGGCTTCCTGCGCAAACCGCTGACGCCGGAGATGATCATCGACAACGCGGCGCGGGCGCTGCACGAGCGCGAGGAGATGCAGGAGGCGATCCGGCGCTCGGCGCTGGCGCTGATGGCGCCGGCCGCCGCTACGGCCCCGGCGGTCGCAGCCGCGACCGTCCCCGAGGTGGCGGCCGCGCCGGCGGCGGCGACGGAGCCGGCGAAGCGCGAGAGCGTGGCCAAGAACATCGGGTTGTTCTTCGCCGCGCCGTTCATCGGGCTGGCCTACTTCCTGGCGGTGCCGTTCATCGGGACGTACGCCGTCGTGAAGTACGGGTGGAAGGCGATCACGAAGTCGACGTAA
- a CDS encoding type II toxin-antitoxin system prevent-host-death family antitoxin — MKAVGIAELRAKLSQHIREVRKGLTVTVMHRGQPPARIVPIDAARSPLHVRRATRALSEVKFRLIRHGMKLRS, encoded by the coding sequence ATGAAGGCCGTGGGTATAGCGGAACTCAGGGCGAAGCTGAGTCAACACATCCGCGAGGTTCGCAAAGGCCTGACGGTCACTGTCATGCACCGCGGGCAGCCACCGGCCCGCATCGTCCCGATCGATGCGGCTCGGAGCCCACTCCATGTCCGGCGGGCCACCCGCGCGCTCAGTGAGGTCAAGTTTAGGCTCATTAGACATGGAATGAAATTGCGGTCATGA
- the rplU gene encoding 50S ribosomal protein L21, whose amino-acid sequence MYTILETGGKQYRVGVGDTIDVELLGAKKGATVAFDRVLMLVGDDQTLVGRPTLPQVKVTGEVLSDDEEDPAKGPKVTVFKFKRRKNMRRKTGHRQQYTRVKISGITVA is encoded by the coding sequence ATGTACACGATCCTTGAGACCGGCGGCAAGCAGTACCGTGTCGGCGTCGGCGACACCATCGACGTCGAGCTGCTCGGCGCGAAGAAGGGTGCGACGGTCGCCTTCGACCGGGTGCTGATGCTCGTCGGGGACGACCAGACCCTCGTCGGCCGCCCCACCCTCCCCCAGGTGAAGGTCACCGGCGAGGTGCTCAGCGACGACGAGGAGGACCCGGCGAAGGGCCCGAAGGTCACCGTCTTCAAGTTCAAGCGCCGCAAGAACATGCGCCGCAAGACCGGCCACCGCCAGCAGTACACCCGCGTGAAGATCAGCGGGATCACCGTCGCGTAA
- a CDS encoding bifunctional folylpolyglutamate synthase/dihydrofolate synthase, whose product MRFADAEEFLGRQRRFGWKFGLGPMRRSLARLGHPERAFPSVVIAGSKGKGSTAAFLEAILLAAGHRAGLYTSPHLVHLRERIRVGGREIGPRAFGREIGELRRRLGPRARLTHFEWLTLAGIEHFARERASPALLEIGLGGRLDAVNAVDGVLTVVTGIEREHVELLGTRLGDIAAEKA is encoded by the coding sequence GTGCGATTCGCGGATGCGGAGGAGTTCCTCGGCCGGCAGCGCCGGTTCGGCTGGAAGTTCGGCCTCGGGCCGATGCGCCGCTCGCTCGCCCGCCTCGGCCACCCCGAGCGCGCCTTCCCGTCGGTCGTGATCGCCGGGTCGAAGGGCAAGGGATCCACGGCGGCGTTCCTCGAGGCGATCCTGCTCGCGGCGGGCCACCGGGCGGGGCTCTACACCTCGCCGCATCTCGTGCACCTGCGCGAGCGCATCCGCGTCGGCGGCAGGGAGATCGGCCCGCGCGCCTTCGGCCGCGAGATCGGCGAGCTGCGCCGGCGCCTGGGCCCGCGGGCACGGCTGACGCACTTCGAGTGGCTGACGCTCGCCGGGATCGAGCACTTCGCGCGGGAGCGAGCCAGCCCGGCGCTGCTGGAGATCGGCCTCGGCGGGCGGCTGGATGCCGTGAACGCGGTCGACGGCGTGCTGACCGTCGTCACCGGCATTGAGCGAGAGCACGTCGAGCTGCTCGGCACGCGGCTCGGCGACATCGCCGCCGAGAAGGCG